Proteins found in one Haloferax litoreum genomic segment:
- a CDS encoding DUF2298 domain-containing protein encodes MEYALVVRWLVMFAALWAVGLPLSARLFRRLPGHGAGFTLPVSLVVVTLPVYYVGHLSFGPATLLVGFGVLVAAAALSGLDLTALRGGQIRFASDIDIDRRAVAEAATVFAVAFLFAVALRALDPAVHAGGGEKFLDFGLLQSLSRATVLPPEDMWFAGEPVRYYYGGHLVSILLAWLTGTEPEFAYNLALAGFFGFLVTAAFELGRSISAAADADGVLGGLLAAFFVGFASNLVTAGRFLILTLPEGFQRPLAQAVAERSRYTVSELLAGANEFSYWDASRVIPGTINEFPLFAWLNGDLHAHMMGTPFLLLAAGLTFAYFVTPEDARWERRRLVGVAALVGGLQVVVDTWSFPSVFGVLFLGMVFAPARPWTLLPGRERLRTVAERSSVTSEVARLVGTTVVVGLAGVFAVVLASPFLLGSVAGGGSTRTIEILAPAERSGFGVLLLVHGAFIGAFALHYARELGARQLVPVVVGFVAVTAVAVVHSFAALALVVPFVVVGWVLLRLSDTPTFDTVLVVAGAGLVMLVEVVFVNEQAGPGRMNTVFKTYMQVWVLWGSAMGSVLAGFVRDAADETDLSLPNVDFHVRSGAVRGVSIALVALLVASTSVYAGLAVADHTQTPRQETTLDATAFVEWYHPDEDTAITWLDENVEGTPTILTAPGTEWSATLDDQREHVMYAWRGNPESSLTGVPTVAGWAHEVGYRGPDAYYDRVRDVDAMYVGNESTRARLIETYDVQYVWVGPGERARYGEIATDVPWLTPVHRSGSVVVYEVEEARLP; translated from the coding sequence ATGGAGTACGCCCTCGTGGTCCGTTGGCTGGTGATGTTCGCGGCCCTCTGGGCAGTCGGGCTTCCGCTCTCGGCCCGTCTGTTCCGCCGCCTCCCCGGTCACGGCGCTGGTTTCACGCTCCCCGTATCGCTCGTGGTCGTGACCCTTCCGGTCTACTACGTCGGCCACCTCTCGTTCGGCCCCGCCACACTCCTCGTCGGTTTCGGCGTCCTCGTCGCTGCGGCGGCGCTGAGTGGACTCGACCTGACGGCGCTTCGGGGCGGGCAGATTCGTTTCGCGTCCGACATCGACATCGACAGGCGAGCAGTCGCGGAAGCGGCCACAGTGTTCGCAGTCGCCTTCTTGTTCGCCGTGGCCCTCCGCGCACTCGACCCGGCCGTCCACGCCGGCGGCGGTGAGAAGTTCCTCGACTTCGGCCTCCTCCAGTCGCTCTCTCGTGCGACGGTCTTGCCCCCCGAAGACATGTGGTTCGCCGGCGAACCGGTCCGCTACTACTACGGTGGCCACCTCGTGTCGATTCTCCTTGCGTGGCTCACGGGAACCGAACCCGAATTCGCCTACAACCTCGCGCTCGCGGGGTTCTTCGGGTTCCTCGTCACGGCGGCGTTCGAACTCGGGCGGAGTATCTCGGCCGCCGCCGATGCGGACGGCGTGCTCGGCGGCCTCCTCGCCGCGTTCTTCGTCGGGTTCGCTAGCAACCTCGTCACGGCAGGACGCTTCCTCATTCTCACTCTCCCCGAGGGGTTCCAACGGCCACTCGCGCAGGCCGTCGCCGAGCGCTCCCGGTACACCGTCTCGGAGCTTCTCGCGGGGGCAAACGAGTTCTCGTACTGGGACGCCAGTCGCGTCATCCCCGGCACCATCAACGAGTTCCCACTGTTCGCGTGGCTCAACGGGGACCTCCACGCACACATGATGGGCACGCCGTTCTTACTCCTCGCGGCGGGCCTCACGTTCGCGTACTTCGTGACCCCCGAAGACGCACGCTGGGAGCGTCGGCGTCTCGTGGGTGTCGCCGCTCTCGTCGGGGGATTGCAGGTCGTCGTCGATACGTGGAGTTTCCCGTCCGTGTTCGGTGTCCTCTTCCTCGGGATGGTCTTCGCGCCCGCACGTCCGTGGACACTCCTTCCCGGTCGTGAGCGCCTTCGAACGGTCGCAGAGCGTTCCTCAGTCACCAGCGAGGTCGCTCGACTCGTCGGCACGACAGTCGTCGTCGGCCTCGCGGGCGTCTTCGCCGTCGTCCTCGCGAGTCCGTTCCTCCTCGGGAGTGTCGCGGGCGGCGGGAGCACCCGGACGATAGAGATTCTCGCGCCGGCCGAACGGAGTGGCTTCGGCGTCCTGCTGCTCGTTCACGGGGCATTCATCGGCGCGTTCGCGCTCCACTACGCGCGGGAACTCGGCGCTCGACAGCTCGTTCCAGTGGTCGTTGGTTTCGTCGCCGTGACCGCCGTCGCTGTCGTCCACTCCTTCGCAGCCCTCGCGCTCGTCGTGCCGTTCGTCGTCGTCGGGTGGGTCCTCCTCAGACTGAGTGACACTCCGACGTTCGACACCGTGCTCGTCGTCGCCGGCGCAGGTCTCGTGATGCTCGTCGAAGTCGTCTTCGTGAACGAGCAGGCAGGGCCGGGTCGGATGAATACGGTGTTCAAGACGTACATGCAGGTGTGGGTCCTCTGGGGGAGCGCGATGGGGTCGGTTCTCGCAGGATTCGTCCGCGACGCGGCCGACGAGACCGACCTGTCGCTTCCGAACGTCGACTTCCACGTTCGCTCGGGCGCAGTTCGGGGAGTGAGCATCGCTCTCGTCGCGCTACTCGTCGCCTCCACGTCGGTCTACGCCGGCCTCGCCGTCGCCGACCACACACAAACCCCACGTCAAGAGACGACGCTCGACGCGACGGCCTTCGTCGAGTGGTATCACCCAGACGAAGATACGGCGATAACGTGGCTCGACGAGAACGTCGAAGGCACGCCGACCATCCTCACGGCCCCCGGAACAGAGTGGTCGGCGACACTCGATGACCAACGGGAACACGTCATGTACGCGTGGCGCGGGAACCCCGAGTCGAGTCTCACGGGCGTGCCGACAGTTGCTGGATGGGCACACGAAGTCGGCTACCGCGGCCCCGACGCCTACTACGACCGGGTCCGCGACGTGGATGCGATGTACGTGGGTAACGAGTCGACCCGGGCTCGCCTCATCGAGACCTACGACGTGCAGTACGTCTGGGTCGGCCCGGGCGAACGCGCTCGCTACGGAGAGATAGCGACCGACGTCCCGTGGCTGACGCCGGTGCACCGCTCGGGGTCGGTCGTTGTCTACGAAGTAGAAGAAGCGAGGCTGCCTTAG
- a CDS encoding HAH_0734 family protein, which produces MKKLIIHGDPGIRRDAVIEHDGEEYVCFSIDRQGDWHGPDRVQLWCTVGTEDEREAFEKREYVPHWLETEGVDAEAIEVVRKSGQVA; this is translated from the coding sequence ATGAAGAAGCTCATCATCCACGGCGACCCCGGCATTCGGCGCGACGCCGTCATCGAACACGACGGCGAAGAGTACGTCTGTTTCTCCATCGACCGTCAGGGCGACTGGCACGGTCCGGACCGCGTCCAACTGTGGTGCACTGTCGGGACCGAGGACGAGCGCGAGGCATTCGAGAAGCGCGAGTACGTCCCTCACTGGCTCGAGACCGAGGGCGTCGACGCCGAGGCTATCGAGGTCGTTCGTAAGAGCGGCCAGGTCGCCTAA
- a CDS encoding 50S ribosomal protein L44e, with protein sequence MQMPRRFNTYCPNCKGHHEHEVEKVRKGRPTGMKWNARQTRRGKATIGNAGKFSKVPGGDKPTKKTHLKYICSDCGKAHMRKGWRAGRLEFQE encoded by the coding sequence ATGCAGATGCCACGCCGTTTCAACACGTATTGCCCCAACTGTAAGGGCCACCACGAGCACGAAGTCGAGAAAGTCCGCAAAGGCCGTCCGACCGGCATGAAGTGGAACGCCCGTCAGACCCGACGCGGGAAGGCGACCATCGGGAACGCTGGTAAGTTCTCCAAGGTGCCCGGTGGCGACAAGCCGACGAAGAAGACCCACCTGAAGTACATCTGCTCGGACTGTGGCAAGGCGCACATGCGCAAGGGATGGCGAGCAGGCCGTCTCGAATTCCAGGAGTAA
- a CDS encoding 30S ribosomal protein S27e — protein sequence MAGNFYKVACSDCENEQIVFGKASSVVNCAVCGTTLATPTGGNAEFHGEVVETVERRESDELEA from the coding sequence ATGGCAGGAAATTTCTACAAAGTCGCGTGCAGTGACTGTGAAAACGAACAAATCGTCTTCGGAAAGGCCTCCTCGGTCGTCAACTGTGCCGTCTGTGGCACGACCCTCGCGACCCCGACCGGCGGAAACGCCGAGTTCCACGGCGAGGTCGTCGAGACGGTCGAGCGTCGCGAGAGCGACGAACTAGAGGCGTAA
- a CDS encoding translation initiation factor IF-2 subunit alpha — translation MKYSGWPDSGELVVGKVDDITDFGVFVDLEEYEDKRGLCHISEVASGWIKNVRDHVREGQTVVAKVLEVNESSQQIDLSIKDVNEHQRKEKIQEWKNEQKADKWMALAFGEDIDDEQYGAIANALLAEYDSLYDGFEQAAIHGTEALEDVDLDDDEIDAIVDTARQNVSVPYVNVTGYVDLRSPAGDGVDDVKEALKAAEGDGEVSDEIELTVTYVGAPEYRIKVKAPDYKTAESELDASVARAREVIESKGGTASYHRERSGDDE, via the coding sequence ATGAAGTACAGCGGATGGCCTGACTCCGGCGAACTCGTCGTCGGAAAGGTAGACGACATTACGGACTTCGGTGTCTTCGTCGACCTCGAAGAGTACGAAGACAAACGTGGCCTGTGCCACATCAGCGAAGTCGCCAGCGGATGGATCAAGAACGTCCGCGACCACGTCCGCGAGGGACAGACGGTCGTCGCCAAGGTGCTCGAGGTCAACGAGAGTTCGCAGCAGATAGACCTCTCTATCAAGGACGTCAACGAGCACCAGCGGAAAGAGAAGATTCAGGAGTGGAAGAACGAGCAGAAGGCGGACAAGTGGATGGCCCTCGCGTTCGGCGAGGACATCGACGACGAGCAGTACGGTGCGATTGCGAACGCCCTGCTCGCCGAATACGACTCGCTCTACGACGGATTCGAGCAGGCCGCCATCCACGGCACTGAAGCACTCGAAGACGTCGACCTCGACGACGACGAAATCGACGCCATCGTCGACACGGCACGACAGAACGTCTCGGTGCCGTACGTCAACGTCACCGGCTACGTCGACCTGCGTTCGCCCGCGGGCGACGGCGTCGACGACGTGAAAGAGGCGCTGAAGGCCGCCGAAGGCGACGGCGAAGTCAGCGACGAAATCGAACTGACGGTCACCTACGTCGGCGCACCTGAGTACCGCATCAAGGTGAAAGCGCCCGACTACAAGACCGCTGAATCGGAACTCGACGCGAGCGTCGCCCGCGCCCGCGAAGTCATCGAGTCGAAAGGTGGCACCGCGTCGTACCACCGCGAACGAAGCGGCGACGACGAGTAA
- a CDS encoding RNA-protein complex protein Nop10, which yields MKSDIRVCSAWRGRHDRPVYTLSSACPECGAPTANSAPAPYNPDDTYGEYRRARKRRTADE from the coding sequence ATGAAATCTGACATCCGGGTGTGTAGCGCGTGGCGAGGCCGCCACGACCGCCCGGTGTACACGCTCTCTTCTGCTTGTCCGGAGTGTGGCGCACCCACAGCAAACAGCGCGCCCGCACCGTACAACCCCGACGACACGTACGGCGAGTACCGTCGTGCGCGGAAGCGCCGCACCGCCGACGAGTAG
- a CDS encoding proteasome assembly chaperone family protein has product MDDIEIEAVAEADLSNPVFVEGLPGVGNVGKLAVEHLLEEFEDATLVRRIYADVFPPQVGLEDGVAELTHAEIHAVETPGEGPDLLLLTGDHQAQSNEGHYHLTDAFLDVAEEFGAERLFALGGVPTGELIDEPSVLGAVTDESQLDELEDVGVEFRDGEPAGGIVGVSGLLLGLGGRRGFEAACLMGETSGYLVDPHSAQVVIEVLQDLLDFSVDFEALEDRAEEMKEVAAKIQEMQQQQQGLPSDDDLRYIG; this is encoded by the coding sequence ATGGACGACATCGAAATCGAGGCAGTCGCAGAGGCCGACCTCTCGAATCCGGTCTTCGTCGAGGGGCTCCCGGGCGTCGGGAACGTCGGAAAACTCGCCGTCGAGCACCTGCTCGAAGAGTTCGAAGACGCGACGTTGGTCCGGCGCATCTACGCCGACGTGTTCCCACCGCAGGTCGGACTCGAAGACGGTGTAGCCGAGTTGACCCACGCCGAAATCCACGCCGTCGAGACGCCCGGTGAGGGGCCAGACCTCCTCTTACTCACGGGCGACCACCAGGCACAGTCCAACGAGGGACACTACCACCTCACCGACGCCTTCCTCGACGTGGCCGAGGAGTTCGGTGCCGAACGACTGTTCGCGCTGGGCGGCGTCCCAACCGGCGAACTCATCGACGAACCGTCGGTCCTCGGGGCCGTCACCGACGAATCCCAACTCGACGAACTCGAAGACGTCGGTGTCGAGTTCCGCGACGGCGAACCGGCAGGCGGCATCGTCGGCGTCTCCGGTCTCCTCCTCGGCCTCGGTGGCCGCCGTGGCTTCGAAGCGGCGTGTCTGATGGGTGAGACGAGCGGGTACCTCGTCGACCCGCACAGCGCACAGGTCGTCATCGAGGTGCTACAGGACCTCCTCGACTTCAGCGTCGACTTCGAAGCACTCGAAGACCGAGCAGAGGAGATGAAGGAAGTCGCCGCGAAGATTCAAGAGATGCAGCAGCAACAACAGGGACTGCCGAGCGACGACGACCTGCGGTACATCGGGTAA
- a CDS encoding PhzF family phenazine biosynthesis protein, which produces MDRRRALLVDAFTTEPLSGNVAGVVPDADGLDAEQMRAVAGELGASETAFVCSSASADRRIRYFTPTQEIDLCGHATIAAHAHLAAERAIEPGTHTLETNVGTLDIEIGELGEVWMTQDAPTVRPLDVDYDRIAEMLGVDVAALRDVGADLPVALASTGLPFVVVPVNFLEHLSGSTPDMDAIAEFAAEHDAAGVYAFTFDAIDADSTLHARCFAPGVGITEDPATGTASGACGAYLRQVGAFDSVPDELRFEQGHFVDRPSLVRVTVDEQIRVGGRAVQSLDGEVTIPEFDTDDIIEA; this is translated from the coding sequence ATGGACCGCCGACGCGCCCTTCTCGTCGACGCATTTACGACCGAACCACTGTCTGGCAACGTCGCCGGCGTCGTCCCCGACGCCGACGGACTCGACGCAGAACAGATGCGCGCTGTCGCGGGCGAACTCGGCGCGAGTGAGACGGCGTTCGTCTGTTCGTCGGCGAGCGCGGACCGCCGCATCCGGTACTTCACGCCGACACAGGAGATTGACCTCTGTGGCCACGCGACCATCGCGGCACACGCTCACCTCGCGGCCGAACGCGCCATCGAACCGGGGACGCACACCCTCGAAACGAACGTCGGAACACTCGATATCGAAATTGGCGAACTTGGAGAGGTCTGGATGACACAGGACGCACCGACGGTTCGGCCACTCGACGTCGACTACGACCGAATCGCAGAGATGTTGGGCGTCGACGTGGCCGCCCTCCGCGACGTTGGTGCCGACCTTCCGGTCGCCCTCGCATCGACGGGCCTCCCGTTCGTCGTCGTCCCCGTGAACTTCCTCGAACACCTCTCTGGGTCCACGCCCGATATGGATGCCATCGCGGAGTTCGCCGCAGAACACGACGCTGCGGGTGTCTACGCGTTTACCTTCGACGCCATCGACGCCGATTCGACCCTCCACGCCCGGTGTTTCGCGCCGGGCGTCGGAATCACCGAGGACCCCGCGACTGGCACCGCCAGTGGTGCTTGCGGTGCGTACCTCCGACAGGTCGGGGCGTTCGACTCTGTCCCCGACGAACTTCGGTTCGAACAGGGCCACTTCGTGGACCGGCCGAGTCTCGTCCGCGTCACGGTCGATGAGCAGATACGAGTCGGTGGTCGTGCGGTGCAGTCGCTCGATGGAGAAGTGACGATTCCTGAATTCGACACCGACGACATCATCGAGGCGTAG
- a CDS encoding DUF7563 family protein has translation MHTCGNCGEFVSRDFVRVFGNDMDEVVGCPACMNMREVMQGNGAAAQSSRVRWTRA, from the coding sequence ATGCACACGTGTGGTAACTGTGGTGAGTTCGTGTCCCGAGATTTCGTCCGCGTCTTCGGCAACGATATGGACGAAGTCGTCGGTTGTCCCGCCTGCATGAACATGCGAGAAGTGATGCAGGGCAACGGTGCTGCTGCCCAGAGTAGTCGAGTCCGGTGGACTCGTGCGTAA
- a CDS encoding phosphoribosyltransferase: MGNLPDEFKCTITNWEYIYGLCRDVSDEVKSSEFEPEVIVALARGGWFAGRCICDFVGLDDLTSLKMEHYVGTAQKSNEPEVRYPMPEGSVEGKDVLIIDDIADTGGSIKRAYEYVTDRNAGEVRTATLQLLQTSEFEPDYVGERLEEWAWVVYPWNFIEDMIDLTSGVMSKADEETFELDDIRHYLSEYHDVDRIEMEIAQPDRMEEVITEMERRGVVESTGDGAWRLLENDGVGA, encoded by the coding sequence ATGGGCAATCTCCCCGACGAATTTAAGTGCACCATCACAAACTGGGAGTACATCTACGGACTCTGTCGTGACGTCTCGGACGAAGTGAAGTCGTCCGAGTTCGAACCCGAAGTCATCGTCGCGCTGGCACGCGGCGGTTGGTTCGCGGGGCGCTGTATCTGTGACTTCGTCGGGCTCGACGACCTGACGAGTCTCAAGATGGAGCACTACGTCGGCACTGCTCAGAAGTCCAATGAACCAGAAGTACGCTACCCGATGCCAGAGGGAAGCGTCGAAGGCAAAGACGTGCTCATCATCGACGACATCGCCGACACCGGCGGGTCCATCAAGCGCGCGTACGAGTACGTGACCGACAGAAACGCGGGCGAAGTCCGCACCGCGACGCTCCAACTCCTCCAGACGAGCGAGTTCGAACCCGACTACGTGGGCGAACGTCTCGAAGAGTGGGCGTGGGTCGTCTACCCGTGGAACTTCATCGAGGACATGATAGACCTCACCTCGGGCGTCATGTCGAAGGCCGACGAGGAGACCTTCGAACTCGACGACATCCGTCACTACCTCTCGGAGTACCACGACGTCGACCGCATCGAGATGGAGATTGCCCAACCCGACCGCATGGAGGAAGTCATCACGGAGATGGAACGACGCGGTGTCGTCGAATCCACCGGTGACGGTGCGTGGCGTCTCCTCGAAAACGACGGCGTCGGTGCCTAA
- a CDS encoding AEC family transporter — MSLLSIFVTALLPILAIGAVGFLLGRTRDIDPDPLNTVTVYVLAPALVFYSLATTELAGSTLATITAGVVVYHVVMILVAGGIARLAGLSEPLLGALVLVSAFPNSGNYGIPVSSFAFGDTGRSTAVIYLAVQGVLIYTLGVYIAGRGASGGDDGGAAWRVGISRVLKIPLVYAVVAALAARWLGVVPPTDIAAMQTLKLVGDSSIPVMLLILGIQLAGADLGSTLREVGLVAGLKMVVAPAIAVGIALVAGFGDPIVARTFVLESAMPAAVTPLILVGEFGDTSGSTVNLAEFVSAAVFATTLLSVPILSVLIFLLDAGVVV, encoded by the coding sequence ATGTCGCTTCTGTCTATCTTCGTCACGGCCCTGTTGCCGATTCTCGCTATCGGCGCAGTTGGTTTCCTTTTAGGGCGGACTCGCGACATCGACCCGGACCCCCTCAACACCGTGACAGTGTACGTGCTCGCGCCGGCACTCGTCTTCTATAGTCTCGCGACGACCGAACTCGCCGGTTCGACGCTGGCGACCATCACTGCCGGTGTCGTCGTCTACCACGTCGTGATGATTCTCGTCGCCGGCGGTATCGCCCGACTCGCCGGTCTCTCGGAGCCACTCCTCGGTGCACTCGTCCTCGTCTCTGCCTTCCCAAATTCGGGGAACTACGGTATCCCAGTCAGCTCGTTCGCCTTCGGCGACACCGGGAGGTCGACAGCGGTTATCTACCTCGCCGTGCAGGGCGTCCTCATCTACACGCTCGGGGTCTACATCGCTGGACGAGGGGCGTCTGGCGGTGACGACGGGGGCGCGGCGTGGCGCGTCGGAATCTCCCGCGTCCTCAAGATTCCACTCGTGTACGCCGTCGTCGCCGCACTCGCCGCCCGGTGGCTTGGCGTCGTCCCACCGACTGACATCGCCGCCATGCAGACGCTCAAACTCGTCGGTGACTCTTCGATTCCGGTCATGCTCCTCATCCTCGGCATCCAACTCGCCGGTGCCGACCTCGGGTCGACGCTCAGAGAAGTCGGCCTCGTCGCCGGACTGAAGATGGTCGTCGCACCCGCAATCGCCGTCGGTATCGCCCTCGTCGCCGGGTTCGGCGACCCAATCGTCGCGCGGACGTTCGTCCTCGAGTCGGCGATGCCCGCCGCGGTGACGCCGCTCATCCTCGTCGGTGAGTTTGGCGACACGAGTGGGTCGACAGTCAACCTCGCGGAGTTCGTCTCCGCCGCCGTCTTCGCGACGACGCTCCTCAGCGTTCCGATACTCTCGGTCCTCATCTTCCTCCTCGACGCCGGCGTCGTCGTGTAA